From a single Oceanobacillus kimchii X50 genomic region:
- a CDS encoding aldehyde dehydrogenase family protein: MTALTLETDVLQNFIDGKWVDVENTTAVTNPANGERIVQVPLSNRYHVEEAVKAAKKAQKNWALVPAPQRAEVLYRVGMIMKDKKERLSRLLTMENGKVLEEARGEVQEGIDMAFYMAGEGRRLFGQTTPAELKDKFAMSQRCPVGVVGIITPWNFPIAIATWKSFPAIVAGNAVIWKPATETPIMAYELAKIFEEAGLPNGVINVVFGKGSEVGDSMVQNEDIRVISFTGSNDTGRNIASDCGKQLKKVSLEMGGKNAVIVMDDADLDLAVEGILWSAFGTSGQRCTACSRVIVHHKVKKILEERLLAAMDHLTIGNGLEEGIKVGPIINEAGLNKIKKYIEVGKQEGATLLAGGSEWESNNQGYYFTPTLFTDAKPDMRIAQEEIFGPVVSLIEVSSFEEAIEVNNQVTYGLSSSIFTRDINRVFKAQRDLDTGIVYVNAGTTGAEIHLPFGGTKGTGNGHRDSGVQALDVFTEWKAIYVDYSGKLQRAQIDTEE, translated from the coding sequence GTGACAGCGCTTACATTAGAGACCGATGTATTACAAAATTTTATTGATGGTAAATGGGTAGATGTGGAAAATACTACTGCCGTTACAAATCCTGCAAATGGTGAACGTATTGTGCAAGTACCATTGTCTAATCGATATCATGTTGAAGAGGCAGTAAAAGCTGCTAAAAAAGCTCAAAAGAACTGGGCACTTGTACCGGCACCACAACGTGCAGAAGTATTATACCGTGTTGGAATGATTATGAAAGATAAAAAAGAGCGACTATCTCGTCTATTGACTATGGAGAATGGAAAAGTATTAGAAGAAGCAAGAGGAGAAGTTCAAGAAGGAATTGATATGGCATTTTATATGGCTGGAGAAGGTCGAAGATTGTTTGGTCAAACTACACCAGCAGAATTAAAAGATAAATTTGCGATGAGTCAGCGGTGTCCTGTAGGGGTAGTAGGTATCATTACGCCATGGAACTTTCCAATTGCAATTGCTACATGGAAGTCATTCCCAGCAATTGTCGCTGGTAACGCGGTGATTTGGAAGCCAGCAACAGAAACACCTATTATGGCATATGAATTAGCTAAAATATTTGAAGAAGCTGGATTACCTAACGGTGTTATAAATGTTGTATTTGGTAAGGGATCAGAAGTTGGCGATTCAATGGTTCAAAATGAAGATATTAGAGTAATATCTTTTACTGGATCAAATGACACGGGAAGAAATATTGCATCGGATTGTGGGAAGCAGTTAAAGAAAGTATCACTAGAAATGGGCGGAAAAAATGCAGTTATTGTTATGGATGATGCAGATTTAGACTTAGCAGTAGAAGGGATTCTCTGGAGTGCGTTCGGAACGAGTGGGCAACGCTGTACGGCATGTAGTCGTGTGATTGTTCATCATAAAGTGAAAAAGATATTAGAAGAAAGACTTTTAGCTGCAATGGATCATTTAACGATTGGAAATGGTTTGGAAGAAGGAATTAAAGTAGGTCCGATTATCAATGAAGCAGGGTTAAATAAAATCAAGAAATATATTGAAGTTGGAAAACAAGAGGGCGCTACGTTATTAGCAGGAGGGTCTGAATGGGAAAGCAATAATCAAGGATATTATTTTACTCCGACCTTATTCACCGATGCTAAGCCTGACATGCGAATTGCGCAGGAAGAAATTTTTGGGCCAGTAGTTTCATTAATTGAAGTAAGTAGTTTTGAAGAAGCTATTGAAGTAAATAATCAAGTTACTTATGGGTTATCCAGCTCTATTTTTACAAGGGATATAAATCGTGTTTTTAAAGCACAACGTGATTTAGATACAGGTATTGTCTATGTCAATGCAGGTACTACTGGTGCTGAGATTCATTTACCGTTTGGCGGAACGAAAGGAACTGGCAATGGACATCGTGATTCTGGTGTCCAGGCGTTAGATGTTTTCACTGAATGGAAAGCCATTTATGTTGATTATAGTGGAAAATTACAACGTGCCCAGATAGATACAGAGGAGTAG